The segment TCCTGATAGTAGACACTCCCCCATCCCTCTGGCTTAAAACGGCAATTTTTGCCTGATTAATGGAAAAATATATAAACAAATTTTCCGACTTGAAGGCATGAGCAAGTATGTCGTTAAGTGTCCAAGATGTGAAGAAGTGCAGGACCCGTACGCATTACATTGTGAAAATGATGATGCATTGCTGCGTACAGAGTATTCCAAAAAACAGATCGAAACATCAGATATGCCGGGAATCTGGAGATATATCGATTGGCTACCTGTGAATGGAATCATAGAAGAAGGCACAGGCAGGCCTGTAACATACAAGAGTGAAGGTTTTGCAAAAGAGCTTGGACTTAACGACCTGAACATTACTTTTAACGGATACTGGCCTGAAAAAGGGGCATTCATAAGGACATGCAGCTTCAAGGACCTCGAGTCCTTCCCCACAATGCAGCGTTTGATAGAAAGGGATGAAGAGCGCATAATGGTGGTCGCCTCTGCCGGCAACACTGCCAGGGCCTTCGCTCATGTGGCATCCATAACAGGACAGAAACTACTACTCATAGTTCCAAAGAACAGTATGCATCGCCTGTGGACAACTGATGATGACACATCATCCATATGTACTGTCACCGTGGAAGGTGACTACTACCAGGCTATCGCAATGGCAGAAAAGATAGCAGCAAAAGAAGGATTTGTAAGTGAGGGTGGTGCCCGCAACGTTGCCAGGAGGGATGGAATGGCAACCGTGATGCTGG is part of the Methanococcoides methylutens MM1 genome and harbors:
- a CDS encoding cysteate synthase gives rise to the protein MSKYVVKCPRCEEVQDPYALHCENDDALLRTEYSKKQIETSDMPGIWRYIDWLPVNGIIEEGTGRPVTYKSEGFAKELGLNDLNITFNGYWPEKGAFIRTCSFKDLESFPTMQRLIERDEERIMVVASAGNTARAFAHVASITGQKLLLIVPKNSMHRLWTTDDDTSSICTVTVEGDYYQAIAMAEKIAAKEGFVSEGGARNVARRDGMATVMLDAVLTTGSLPQHYFQAVGSGTGGISAWEASMRLLEDGRFGNNMPRLHLAQNLPCAPLYSLWTGIELTGRCPEEMHDDVLYNRKPPYSASGGVKDALDDTNGMIYGITNKEAEDAQKLFEETEGIDILPAPGVACAALIKAVETGEINADDSIVLNITGGGQKRLEEDFTTKQLDVGLTVSPEDPDAEKKILEKISEFFNEGGC